One stretch of Cohnella algarum DNA includes these proteins:
- the pyrF gene encoding orotidine-5'-phosphate decarboxylase, which translates to MRLAREQAAAKVMVALDKPDAETALRLADALHGTGCWMKVGMELFYAAGPSVVRELKARGFKVFLDLKMHDIPNTVRGGARSITRLGVDMFNVHAAGGSAMMGAAMQGVEDALGEGDADEKPIVIAVTQLTSTSLAVLNEEIGIAGTVEQAVVNYAKLAASAGLRGVVASPLEVEAIKLACGPEFLTVTPGIRPRGSDIGDQSRITTPGDAVRGGTDYLVIGRPITGAPDPAVSLQSILEEMSAS; encoded by the coding sequence ATGCGTCTCGCACGCGAGCAAGCTGCCGCCAAGGTGATGGTAGCGCTCGACAAACCCGATGCCGAAACGGCATTGCGCCTCGCCGACGCGCTTCACGGCACCGGCTGCTGGATGAAAGTGGGCATGGAGCTGTTCTATGCCGCGGGCCCTTCGGTCGTCCGCGAGCTGAAAGCCCGGGGCTTCAAAGTGTTTCTCGATTTGAAAATGCACGACATTCCCAACACGGTGCGAGGCGGCGCCCGGAGCATCACGCGGCTCGGCGTCGATATGTTCAACGTGCACGCGGCAGGGGGAAGCGCGATGATGGGGGCCGCCATGCAAGGCGTGGAGGATGCGCTCGGGGAGGGCGACGCGGACGAGAAACCGATCGTCATCGCCGTGACGCAGCTGACGAGCACGAGCCTCGCCGTGCTTAACGAGGAAATCGGAATTGCAGGCACGGTCGAGCAGGCGGTCGTAAACTATGCGAAGCTTGCCGCCAGCGCCGGTCTTCGCGGCGTCGTCGCCTCGCCGCTCGAGGTCGAAGCGATCAAGCTCGCCTGCGGTCCGGAATTTCTCACCGTGACGCCGGGCATTCGGCCGCGCGGTTCCGACATCGGGGACCAGTCGCGCATTACGACACCCGGCGACGCCGTCCGGGGCGGCACCGATTATCTCGTGATCGGGCGGCCGATTACCGGCGCTCCCGATCCCGCCGTTTCGCTTCAATCGATCCTTGAGGAGATGAGCGCATCATGA
- the pyrE gene encoding orotate phosphoribosyltransferase, translated as MTTVSIDRLPTEVAGALLRIQAVALRPNEPFTWTSGLKSPIYCDNRLTMSFPEIRDLIAEGFAAIIRDQYPDCEAVAGIATGGIPHAAWVAQKLSLPMLYVRDKAKGHGKTNQIEGSFKPGQKVVLIEDLISTGGSSLKAAVAVRDAGCEVQGVVAIFTYQFEKATDAFAAENIPLHTLSNYTALVSVALETGAIREEDVAQLKAWRENPAAYGV; from the coding sequence ATGACCACTGTATCCATAGACCGCCTGCCGACCGAAGTCGCCGGCGCCTTGCTGCGCATCCAGGCGGTGGCGCTGCGCCCGAACGAGCCGTTTACGTGGACTTCGGGGCTGAAGTCGCCCATTTACTGCGACAATCGGCTGACGATGTCGTTTCCGGAAATCCGCGATCTGATCGCGGAAGGCTTCGCCGCCATCATCCGGGACCAATATCCGGATTGCGAAGCGGTCGCCGGCATTGCGACGGGCGGCATTCCCCATGCGGCCTGGGTCGCCCAAAAGCTGAGCCTGCCGATGCTGTACGTGCGGGACAAGGCGAAGGGGCACGGCAAGACGAACCAGATCGAAGGCAGCTTCAAACCCGGCCAAAAAGTCGTGCTGATCGAGGATTTGATCTCGACCGGCGGGAGCTCGCTCAAGGCGGCGGTAGCCGTCCGCGATGCCGGCTGCGAAGTGCAGGGCGTCGTCGCGATTTTCACGTATCAGTTCGAAAAGGCGACCGACGCGTTCGCGGCGGAAAACATTCCACTGCATACGCTGTCGAACTATACGGCGCTCGTCTCCGTCGCGCTCGAGACCGGAGCCATCCGCGAGGAAGACGTCGCGCAGCTGAAAGCGTGGCGCGAAAATCCGGCGGCTTACGGCGTATAA